TCGTTTGAACATTTGAAGagctatcttgtataaaaaaaaaagagctacaATTAATTAGAAGCTATAGTGACGGTAAGGGTAACTAAGGagtaaaaaacatgataaaGAGAGATAGTAGCCAacgtgtaattttttttatagaaatgttAGGTACTAGTACTACAAATTTGCTGCAAGAGTTTTACAAATTAACCTCTCACCAATCAcaataaaacaatttaaacattattaagagtattcagaaagttagttatagttttgaaaaatgtcaaaaatactcctaatttgattaaataatccttattttgaaaatttataggtggtttattattattagttcatATTTAAAACTAACactagtattatttttttgctccaacaataacaaccaataataatctatcatttaagatttgttgtaccttctaaaaaaaaacttgttataaaaatgttataaacatattatatttttttaaatatatctaaTTCACGATGGATCAaatgaaattttgtaaaataataatttaatattaaatataataataattattatatctgaaattattatatcaaatgaaatttagtaaaataaaccaaaacGGGTGAAACGGAGCGGAAAATTTAGAACGAAATATTGGAATAGGAAAATTCCGGGAACAAAATGTAACACCACACACATGTCAcgtgcaaaacaaaaaaaaacaaaaaaacaaaaaaaaattgaaaacttgtgagacaaaaagaaaaaagaagaagcgtTTTAGCAGAGGTACGCCTAAAGTAGAGCAGCGGAGACAGTGCACGGTGGCCTGAGGCTTCGAGAACCGGTGGGCTGCTAAAGGGGTTTCTGTTTCTCCTCAATACCAAAAAACTCTCACCCCTCTGCAACACACGGTACTATCAATTTCCACTAATTTCTTGAATTTCACAATTTCAAGAGTCACACTGCACATCGTTTTGTCAACAATGTTCTCCTTGTTTTCAATCAGAAGAAGAGGCATTATTATTCGCACCAGGTTTTCCCTCCCTTCCcttttactacttttttttattaatcataaatATCGAAAAATTGTGATTGTTatgatacaaataaataatttttaaaaaaaaaaaatttataggcgATGAATCCGATGATTCAAAGAAGGGTAGTAGTCTCTTATCGGAACCTAGTAGAAAATCTACTATACTCTTGCTACTTAGGAGGTGTTTGGTACACTCACTCAAACGCATATTTTCAAATgcacattttcagtttttaaataatattacacgaatttttattcacttttcaAACGTATttctacacatattttcaaacaacaaaataCGTATTTTCAAACACATATACCAAACATCCTTTAGAATCTTGCTACTTAGAGCTATTTGGATAAGCTTATTAAGGCGCCTTTTGATTTAGGTAATGGTGTCCCTAACTTTTGCCAGACTATTTCACTCTTTATCTAAAAGACACACGAAAACGACCCATAGTGTGGTGAATGGAACTTGGGACCTCCGAGTTCAAACAATATCTTTCAAGTCCATTGCGTCCACCACTCATTTCGTATCTATTTATGAAGACAAAGCTAATTTCCCCAATGGCTGGTAAAATCATCCACGTGTATCGTTTAGACAAGTCAAGTCACATCACATGACTCATTATATAGGTCATGTGACCAAAAGTACAGCTGGTTTTATCAATCATCACTTGGTGGGTTGGAGGAGATTCTTCCAAACTTGTTTGGAGAAAAACTTCGTCCATATTTCTTAAAACATTAGAGGTGCCTTAAGAAAAGACTTTTGATATTTAAATGCAGTTGATGATAGATAATGTACATCGTTTATGCAGGGATTCTCTACTCTGTGTCTGTTGTCTACTGAAAAATATCCTGCGTCTCTCATCTTTGCCTGCAGCAACTTCATTCTCTATGAGAAGTTACAGTGCAGTGAGGCCTCTTCTAGAAGCAAAACGCATATCGTCTCCATTGGAATTTTCATTAGTGCAGAGATTAAATATGCTTGATGTTCATGTTGCTAGAAATTGGATACCTGCTAGATACATGAGTAAAGAATCATTTGAGCTGAAGACAGAAAATGATGTTGTTAGATTTTCTATGGGTAGGATAGTAGATAATAATGGTTCCCAAACAAAAGGAAAGATGAAAACCAAACGGGTCAAAATGTCTAAAAAGGCCAAGCTGAATGAACTCAGATTCTATCGCCTGAAGGCCAAAAAGAAGATTACATCTCCAAATCCAGAAGTTAGGATTAGATATAAACTTGAGAAGGTTGGACACTACTCgatttatttttgtagtttttaatgtcaatagtttaaatttttctaATCTCTTTATGTTGGTTTAATATTGATATCAAGATTTAAATGTAGAGCTTCTGTTTATACaaagtttttgattttttattatgcTTCTGTAAAATTCTTGAACATGATGCAGTGACTAACAGTTACCTGAAAAACTATCTGATACAGAGATATTGCACAGAAAACTATTCTTTTGCCTTTACTTACTGTGCGCTAGCCGAAAAATAGCAGCATACGCCTATTTTTGGACGGGTTTCTCTCTTTGGAGAAGCCCctaaaaggggggggggggtggggggaagaTGTTTCCTTTGTCcattcatgaatttttttttatatatagtccTGCTGTTCTTTGAGCATTTCAGAACTTACTATTGAAGAATGTTCTTTTGTTTGATATTCTGAATATACCTAACTGTTATACATTGCATTAATTAAACAGTCATGTATTTGTTCAAATATGGCTGTTTCTTGTACTGTTTaatatgaaaatggaaaaagtcATTTTGGTAGTGCAACTCATATGTACCCCCTCTTTGATCTGACTGATTAATTAAACAGTCATGTATTTGTTCAAATATGGCTGTTTCTTGTACTGTTTaatatgaaaatggaaaaagtcATTTTGGTAGTGCAACTCATATGTACCCCCTCTTTGATCTGACTGATTAATTGTGGTTTcaagttatatttatttttatcggGGGCCATACCTCATTGTGTTATGTGGACCATTTGGAGAGGGAGAAACCTTCATACTTTTGATGGGTTTGAGTGTTTGTATGTAGAGTTataacttttatcttttatgaACCATGCTTGAAGCTTTGTTGCATCCGTAGTACACGGTTGGGGAtcattttcatttcactttCAATAAAGAATTATTACTTAGCAAATAAgttatctttattttgtttttattggtcTGTAATATCTCAAAAAACATGCTTTGGTTCAGTAATTCAGGATATATTGATATatggctttttattttcttgaataaATAAACTAACAAATGGCCACTTTTAGTAGCTATATATAACTTATGGATACTCTTCAGGCCAAACGGAAGGAAGTATGGTTGATCGAGAAATTAAGGAAATTTGAGGTTCCCAAAGCACCTGCTGAAACGTATGATCCTGAAATCCTAACTGAGGAAGAAAGGCATTACCTAAAGCGCACtggtgaaaaaaagaagaactaTGTCCCAGTTGGGAGGcgtggtgtatttggaggggTTGTTCTCAATATGCATCTCCATTGGAAGAAACATGAGACTGTAAAGGTAATTTGCAAGCCATGCAAGCCTGGACAAATTCATGAATATGCTGAAGAGCTTACTAGACTGAGCAAAGGCATTGTGATTGACATAAAAGCTGACAATACTATTATTTTCTACCGGGGAAAGAATTATGTACAGCCACAAGTAATGTCACCTCTAGATACACTGTCTAAAGACAAGGTAAATTCAGCTTTCCTTCCAATGACCATTTTCTGAAGGATAGTATAgggtaaaatataataatataggATAAATTTTCTCATCTTCTCTGTCAATCAAGTCAACATAAGCTTAATAGTTATGCTTGTTTTGATTAAAAGATTATCTTGTTTaagtatattaaaattttgctcttagtgcctttgaagtTAATAGTTATGGGATTGCCCACTTTTATCTAAATATATTTGCACTAATGGAAAAGTATTTGTCCAAATCTTAATAGATCTTAAGTATCGGTGTAGATCTTGATTTCAAATTGTTATATACAGCTAAGAAGGACGGACACTTCATTTGGGGGTGCCGTACTCAAGTCGTACCCGCCATGTCATGTTATAAATTTTCAGAAACTGCTTGTGTTACTGTTTCGTACTCGTATATATACCCATGTCTGTGCTTCCTAGTTATAGAGTTGGAACTACATTCAACGGTCGATTCTTGAGATTAAATCTCTCCTCCTCCACTCTTTGTTTGATTAGTgttctgttttttcttcttatccCTGTTCTAATCTTTTTGTTATGCTTGATCATTGAAATTTTCGATCTTGATGTAAACCTTTCCATGTACACTCCCGGTGTACCTGGGACTTTTGATTAatgatattttgttatttatcccaaaaaaaaaaaagtttggaacTACATGCTGTCATACTAATGATGCACTCAGTGGGTGGTTGTGGTTGGGCACATTGGTAGTTTCTTGCCAGCAAAAAACTACCTGAAGTCCATCTCATCTTCTCTCCTTTAAGCCTTTTAAAGCCCTAACAAATTTGGCTTTGCTAATTATGAAAGTGAGATTTCACTGAAGTAATGTGTGTAGTAAGTATATGGAAAATTAAAACCCTAACAAGGTTCTCAAAAGCCCTGGGTTTTTAAATCTTACCTTGGCAAGATTTAATGTAATTGTTAGAGTTTCTTCTGGCTGAGATTTTCAACTTCTAGTCTCCTGGACAGCCTCCAAATATTATAATCATCCGTGCAAAGGAAATTGTGGTTTCTCCTATTGATCATTCCCAAAATCCTAGCTGAAATTAGGATTCTCATTCTTTCTAGCCatctcttattcttcttttttcttttattttctttcccttcttttattttatttttagggtaaattgcaaagtaCCCCTTTGAAGTTtggggctgtttggattttaaactctgaaatttgaaaattttgattttacaccctaaagtttagTTCTGTTAGCAAAAACACACCCTTgattaattttgattgttaaGTGACACATCATCATGTTGACTcggtttttccttttcttttctttttttgctgtttcacttaaaaaaa
This portion of the Castanea sativa cultivar Marrone di Chiusa Pesio chromosome 7, ASM4071231v1 genome encodes:
- the LOC142642289 gene encoding putative CRM domain-containing protein At3g25440, chloroplastic isoform X1, coding for MFSLFSIRRRGIIIRTRDSLLCVCCLLKNILRLSSLPAATSFSMRSYSAVRPLLEAKRISSPLEFSLVQRLNMLDVHVARNWIPARYMSKESFELKTENDVVRFSMGRIVDNNGSQTKGKMKTKRVKMSKKAKLNELRFYRLKAKKKITSPNPEVRIRYKLEKAKRKEVWLIEKLRKFEVPKAPAETYDPEILTEEERHYLKRTGEKKKNYVPVGRRGVFGGVVLNMHLHWKKHETVKVICKPCKPGQIHEYAEELTRLSKGIVIDIKADNTIIFYRGKNYVQPQVMSPLDTLSKDKALEKYKFEQSLEHTSQFIEKLEKELEDYHDHLARYKKAKDGTPKDSAINTCLDNIHCKVLLS
- the LOC142642289 gene encoding putative CRM domain-containing protein At3g25440, chloroplastic isoform X2; this encodes MRSYSAVRPLLEAKRISSPLEFSLVQRLNMLDVHVARNWIPARYMSKESFELKTENDVVRFSMGRIVDNNGSQTKGKMKTKRVKMSKKAKLNELRFYRLKAKKKITSPNPEVRIRYKLEKAKRKEVWLIEKLRKFEVPKAPAETYDPEILTEEERHYLKRTGEKKKNYVPVGRRGVFGGVVLNMHLHWKKHETVKVICKPCKPGQIHEYAEELTRLSKGIVIDIKADNTIIFYRGKNYVQPQVMSPLDTLSKDKALEKYKFEQSLEHTSQFIEKLEKELEDYHDHLARYKKAKDGTPKDSAINTCLDNIHCKVLLS